One window of the Bradyrhizobium sp. NP1 genome contains the following:
- a CDS encoding sulfurtransferase TusA family protein, with protein MTTTTKLDLTGLKCPLPALKTRKALKAVAPGDFLEVHCTDPLSVIDIPNLIRETGDAVEIRERSEARIVFLIEKAGSQALS; from the coding sequence ATGACGACGACAACAAAACTCGACCTCACCGGCCTTAAATGTCCGCTGCCGGCCCTGAAGACGCGGAAGGCGCTGAAGGCGGTCGCACCGGGCGACTTCCTGGAGGTGCATTGCACCGATCCCTTGTCGGTGATCGACATCCCGAACCTGATCCGCGAGACCGGGGATGCGGTTGAAATCCGCGAGCGCAGCGAGGCGCGCATCGTGTTCCTGATCGAAAAGGCCGGCTCACAAGCACTGTCATGA
- a CDS encoding DUF190 domain-containing protein, which yields MQIPKQALLLRIFIGEDDKFGGSPLYEAIVLKAREMPLAGATVLRGPMGFGASSRLHTTKILRLSEDLPLVIEIVDAEDKIKAFLPALDGMMSSGLVTLEKVQVLQYGTKAPA from the coding sequence ATGCAAATCCCGAAGCAGGCGTTGTTGCTGCGCATTTTCATCGGTGAGGACGACAAATTCGGTGGCTCGCCGCTCTATGAAGCGATCGTGCTGAAGGCGCGCGAGATGCCCCTGGCGGGCGCCACGGTGCTGCGCGGACCGATGGGCTTCGGCGCATCGAGCCGGCTGCACACGACGAAGATCCTGCGGCTGTCGGAGGATTTGCCGCTGGTGATCGAGATCGTCGATGCCGAGGACAAGATCAAGGCCTTCCTCCCTGCTCTGGATGGGATGATGTCGAGCGGGCTCGTCACGCTCGAAAAGGTGCAGGTCCTGCAATATGGGACCAAGGCTCCAGCCTGA
- the crcB gene encoding fluoride efflux transporter CrcB, with protein MISVALGSVLGAMARYFVSGFVARRVGETFPWGTLLINVTGAFLIGIFGALAEDKASVLASPDPWLFAVTGFLGCYTTVSSFSLQTLTLARDGESSRAAGYVALSVVLCLGAVASGFTLADILK; from the coding sequence ATGATCAGCGTGGCGCTCGGAAGCGTGCTTGGAGCCATGGCGCGCTACTTCGTCTCCGGCTTCGTGGCGCGGCGCGTGGGCGAGACGTTTCCGTGGGGGACATTGCTGATCAATGTCACCGGCGCTTTCCTGATCGGCATCTTCGGCGCGCTCGCCGAGGACAAGGCCTCGGTCCTTGCGTCGCCCGATCCGTGGCTGTTCGCGGTGACCGGATTTCTCGGCTGCTACACCACCGTCTCCTCGTTCAGCCTGCAGACGCTGACGCTCGCGCGCGACGGCGAGAGCAGCCGTGCGGCGGGCTATGTGGCGCTGTCCGTGGTGCTCTGCCTCGGCGCCGTCGCGTCGGGCTTCACGCTCGCCGATATCTTGAAGTGA
- the crcB gene encoding fluoride efflux transporter CrcB: MTSAAKSSTWNTAILYVCVAAGGMLGSLARYLASLLIPAAAGFPWATLFVNITGSFIIGFYSTLSGPDGRLFASTRQRQFVMTGFCGGYTTFSAFSLETFRLLHGGTTKTALSYIAVSVVTWLVAVWLGHRVASRLNRLKGS; this comes from the coding sequence ATGACCTCCGCAGCGAAATCGAGCACCTGGAACACGGCGATCCTCTACGTCTGCGTCGCCGCCGGCGGCATGCTGGGCAGCCTGGCGCGCTACCTGGCGTCGCTGCTGATCCCCGCGGCGGCAGGCTTCCCGTGGGCGACACTGTTCGTCAACATCACGGGCTCCTTCATCATCGGATTCTACAGCACGCTGAGCGGCCCCGATGGCAGACTGTTTGCGAGCACGCGGCAGCGGCAGTTCGTGATGACCGGGTTCTGCGGCGGCTACACCACCTTCTCGGCGTTCAGCCTGGAGACGTTCCGCCTGCTGCACGGCGGTACGACGAAAACAGCGCTGTCATATATTGCCGTCTCGGTCGTAACTTGGCTCGTGGCCGTGTGGCTCGGCCATCGGGTGGCAAGCCGCCTCAATCGTTTGAAAGGGAGCTGA